In Methanomicrobium antiquum, one DNA window encodes the following:
- a CDS encoding PAS domain-containing protein yields MDNYADELSGILSTLKENPRGLSVSDIAAKIGVNRNTVSRYLDMLRISGQVDMKTYGKAKVFFISQRAPVSAMLNFSSDMVAVIDNELKVVQVNDSLCSLLNVERSDIIGKELRDSPLVGFDHPVINDRIRVALEGEETVDEIKIVRIDDERYYRIRIIPTVLNDSSPGITLMLEDTTEQHRAREALLESEHNFRSLVEEINDAIWNIDTKGVFLYASPKSADIIKKPADELIGLSLLDYLDDVSSENFLESMREAKTKRTAELTECTLIRKNSPESRVKLELSICPKFDNIGDLTGYRVVCRDISVRDNAMKSLFKWKSFLNSIVQNIPSMVLVKEVKFGTYIFFNKAAEEFFDLDNNICIGKMGCELFPDKITEYFVSGDREVLSTLKPAFLPPITAKSGSGERRDLSVRKVPISGPDEKLEYIMTIAEDVTEQNRAKEEIIAQRDQSQSYLDVAGVMIAVVNKDGMIESLNKKGCFILGYTEDEILGADWFSTVVPQSLRADLKTGFEQAINGDCIPKSGQKGRILRKDGTEAEVVWHNTFLKNAKGEISAMVSSASEKPELS; encoded by the coding sequence ATGGACAACTACGCAGATGAACTGTCAGGAATTCTAAGCACATTAAAGGAAAACCCACGCGGCCTCTCTGTATCCGACATTGCGGCAAAGATTGGCGTAAACAGAAACACTGTATCACGATATCTTGATATGCTCCGAATATCAGGTCAGGTTGACATGAAAACCTATGGAAAAGCCAAGGTTTTCTTTATATCCCAGCGTGCGCCGGTATCTGCGATGCTTAACTTCTCATCTGATATGGTTGCTGTGATTGACAATGAATTAAAAGTTGTTCAGGTAAACGATTCTCTCTGTAGCCTTTTGAATGTAGAGCGCAGTGATATTATCGGAAAAGAGCTCAGAGACTCCCCCCTTGTAGGTTTTGATCATCCGGTAATAAATGACAGGATAAGAGTTGCACTCGAAGGCGAAGAGACAGTTGATGAAATAAAAATTGTCCGGATTGATGATGAGCGCTATTACAGAATAAGAATAATCCCGACTGTACTAAATGACTCATCTCCTGGAATCACTCTGATGCTTGAGGATACAACCGAACAGCACCGTGCAAGAGAAGCACTTTTAGAGAGTGAGCATAACTTCAGATCTCTTGTAGAAGAGATAAACGATGCAATATGGAATATCGATACAAAAGGAGTTTTTCTCTACGCAAGCCCGAAAAGTGCTGATATAATAAAAAAACCGGCAGATGAGCTTATAGGCCTTTCTCTTCTTGATTATCTTGATGATGTGTCATCAGAGAATTTTTTGGAATCGATGAGAGAAGCAAAGACAAAAAGAACAGCTGAACTTACAGAATGCACATTAATTAGAAAGAACAGTCCTGAAAGCCGGGTAAAACTTGAGCTGAGTATCTGTCCAAAATTTGATAATATTGGAGACCTGACAGGATACAGGGTTGTATGTCGTGATATCTCTGTAAGGGATAATGCGATGAAAAGCCTCTTTAAATGGAAATCTTTTTTAAATTCAATCGTTCAGAACATTCCATCCATGGTTCTTGTAAAAGAGGTCAAATTCGGAACATATATCTTTTTTAACAAAGCTGCGGAGGAATTTTTTGATTTGGACAATAATATATGCATAGGAAAAATGGGCTGTGAGCTTTTCCCGGATAAAATTACAGAATATTTCGTATCGGGAGACAGAGAGGTCTTGTCAACACTAAAGCCTGCATTCCTGCCGCCGATAACTGCAAAATCAGGTTCAGGTGAAAGGAGGGATTTAAGTGTGAGAAAAGTACCGATATCAGGGCCTGATGAAAAGCTTGAATACATTATGACAATAGCAGAGGATGTAACCGAGCAGAACCGTGCAAAAGAGGAGATTATTGCACAGCGTGATCAGTCCCAGAGCTATCTTGACGTTGCAGGCGTTATGATTGCGGTTGTAAACAAAGACGGGATGATTGAAAGCCTCAATAAAAAAGGCTGTTTCATTTTAGGCTACACGGAGGATGAAATTTTAGGTGCAGACTGGTTCTCAACCGTTGTTCCGCAGAGTTTAAGAGCTGATCTTAAAACCGGCTTTGAACAGGCGATAAACGGTGATTGCATTCCTAAATCAGGCCAGAAGGGGCGGATTTTAAGAAAGGACGGAACAGAAGCAGAGGTTGTGTGGCACAACACATTCCTTAAAAATGCAAAAGGAGAGATATCTGCTATGGTCTCATCAGCCTCCGAAAAGCCTGAATTATCCTGA
- a CDS encoding type II glyceraldehyde-3-phosphate dehydrogenase: protein MIKVAVNGYGTIGKRVADAVFAQKDMELIGVSKTRPSSEALVANIKGYPLYIADISKKEAFSNAGIEVAGTVEEMIAACDVVVDATPGGIGAKNKELYQKYGKKAIWEGGEAHELAGFSFNSSCNYKDALNRQFTRVVSCNTTGLCRIIQAINAEYGVKKVRATMVRRGADPGDPKRGPVDAIVLNPVTIPSHHGPDLQTVLPEIDIVTTALVVPTTFMHMHIIQMDLMKNASVERVLEIIKNHPRMGLVKKGLGITSTAELKEYASDLGRPRSDLWESCIFEESVSATDNGELYLFQAIHQEADVVVETVDAIRAMIGEVCDAETSIKITNESLGFSPI from the coding sequence ATGATAAAGGTTGCAGTCAACGGGTACGGAACCATCGGAAAGAGGGTTGCAGATGCTGTCTTTGCGCAAAAAGACATGGAGTTAATCGGAGTTTCCAAGACAAGACCAAGCAGTGAGGCACTTGTTGCCAACATTAAGGGTTATCCCCTGTACATAGCAGACATTTCAAAAAAGGAAGCATTTTCAAATGCCGGAATAGAAGTAGCCGGAACGGTTGAAGAGATGATAGCCGCATGCGATGTTGTTGTGGATGCAACACCGGGCGGAATCGGTGCAAAAAATAAAGAACTGTACCAGAAATACGGGAAAAAGGCCATCTGGGAAGGCGGAGAAGCACACGAATTAGCAGGATTTTCGTTTAACTCTTCCTGCAACTACAAAGACGCTTTAAACCGGCAGTTTACAAGGGTTGTATCATGCAACACTACCGGACTATGCAGAATAATACAGGCAATAAATGCCGAGTACGGAGTTAAAAAAGTTCGTGCAACAATGGTTCGGAGAGGCGCTGACCCGGGAGATCCAAAAAGAGGCCCGGTTGACGCAATTGTCCTAAATCCGGTCACAATACCTTCACATCACGGACCTGACTTACAGACTGTTCTTCCGGAAATTGACATTGTTACAACTGCTCTTGTTGTGCCGACAACATTCATGCACATGCACATAATCCAGATGGATCTTATGAAAAATGCATCAGTAGAGAGAGTCCTTGAGATAATTAAAAATCATCCAAGAATGGGCCTTGTAAAAAAAGGTCTTGGAATCACAAGCACTGCCGAACTTAAGGAATATGCATCAGATCTTGGAAGGCCGCGTTCTGATCTTTGGGAATCCTGTATATTTGAGGAATCTGTATCAGCAACAGACAACGGCGAACTATATCTCTTCCAGGCGATTCACCAGGAGGCAGATGTCGTAGTCGAAACAGTGGATGCAATAAGGGCAATGATTGGAGAGGTCTGCGATGCTGAAACATCAATCAAAATTACAAATGAATCACTTGGATTTAGTCCGATTTAA
- a CDS encoding class I SAM-dependent methyltransferase, with protein sequence MRFGNVFMGRIIDYNELWKLAVRKRYSMEFQEDAGCIWDKRADYYDSSVHENYKIALLDTELLDLRPDDTVLDVGAGTGRLAVPIAKKVKYVTAVDSSARMLMYLRDNMAEANLSNCRYVQKKWEDVCLKKDMSPHDVVLSAFSMGFYDAAWALDKLHRASKRDIYIFWFAKKRHEDNLLRYVAESMGKKYVKKPHYPDYICLLNILHDMGIFADVKIVEYDWKETFMGTEDAVSKALLNRRITHEERECAYEYFRENLIPDNNGRFVLKSRIRQALIHWDHEGQDYISNFV encoded by the coding sequence TTGCGATTTGGGAATGTGTTTATGGGGAGGATTATTGATTACAACGAACTATGGAAGCTTGCTGTTAGAAAACGCTATTCTATGGAGTTTCAGGAGGATGCAGGGTGTATCTGGGATAAAAGAGCGGATTATTATGACAGTTCCGTCCATGAAAATTACAAAATCGCACTTTTGGACACTGAACTTCTTGATTTACGGCCTGATGATACTGTTTTGGATGTCGGTGCAGGAACAGGCAGGCTGGCAGTTCCGATTGCAAAAAAAGTAAAGTATGTAACTGCAGTTGACTCTTCTGCAAGGATGCTCATGTATCTTCGCGACAATATGGCAGAGGCAAATCTGTCAAACTGCCGTTATGTCCAGAAAAAATGGGAGGATGTCTGTTTAAAAAAGGATATGTCTCCGCATGATGTTGTATTGTCAGCTTTTTCCATGGGTTTTTATGATGCCGCATGGGCGCTTGACAAACTTCATCGTGCATCAAAAAGAGACATCTATATATTCTGGTTTGCAAAAAAAAGGCATGAGGACAACCTTTTGAGGTATGTTGCAGAGTCTATGGGCAAAAAATATGTAAAAAAACCTCATTATCCTGATTATATCTGCCTTTTAAATATTCTGCATGATATGGGCATATTTGCAGATGTCAAAATTGTTGAATATGACTGGAAGGAGACCTTCATGGGAACAGAAGATGCCGTTTCAAAAGCGCTTTTGAACAGAAGAATAACCCATGAGGAGAGAGAGTGTGCATATGAATATTTCAGGGAGAATTTAATCCCTGACAATAACGGCCGCTTTGTTCTTAAATCAAGGATTCGCCAGGCCCTGATTCACTGGGATCATGAAGGCCAGGATTATATAAGCAACTTTGTCTGA
- a CDS encoding radical SAM protein: protein MQRNKNIASYIRLFESGVLTEREWEARLNLHCCHLCPQKCGADRVEGKVGHCKNGILPSIASYRVLYGDSRAIFGNRGSGAIEFLDYGSSEAVAEKFMHKSSGERVLCTESELAAIMMMFQDSLCHNINLISPTHFIPQIIGAVKEAVAMGLKIPIVYTTSGYERPETLHLLDRIADIYIVDFGMFYQRPNGLIYENLSDMPDFPDAVCNSLREMYRQTGDLVLDRQGIAKKGLLIKNPEIEGKKSGANELFRDIASEISGYSTICPINGKNIKTPFKSLKPEYINNYKDSNFFTLHLPSENFNDDLAFSENFER, encoded by the coding sequence TTGCAGAGAAACAAAAATATTGCATCTTATATAAGATTATTTGAATCCGGTGTCTTAACGGAGCGGGAATGGGAGGCGCGGCTTAACCTTCACTGCTGTCATTTGTGTCCGCAAAAGTGCGGTGCAGACAGGGTGGAGGGAAAGGTCGGGCACTGTAAAAACGGCATTTTGCCATCTATTGCTTCCTACAGAGTATTGTACGGAGATTCGCGTGCTATTTTTGGAAATCGCGGTTCAGGCGCAATTGAATTTTTGGATTATGGTTCATCAGAAGCCGTGGCTGAAAAATTTATGCACAAATCATCGGGAGAAAGGGTTTTGTGCACCGAATCAGAACTTGCTGCAATTATGATGATGTTTCAGGACAGTCTTTGTCATAATATAAATCTTATCTCTCCGACACATTTCATTCCGCAGATTATCGGCGCTGTTAAGGAGGCTGTGGCAATGGGCCTTAAAATACCGATTGTATACACAACCTCCGGATATGAGCGGCCCGAAACCCTTCATCTTCTCGACAGAATTGCAGATATTTATATTGTTGATTTTGGTATGTTTTATCAAAGACCAAATGGTCTTATTTATGAAAATTTAAGTGATATGCCTGATTTTCCTGATGCTGTCTGCAACTCTTTAAGGGAGATGTACAGACAGACAGGAGATCTTGTACTTGACAGGCAGGGTATCGCAAAAAAAGGCCTTTTAATAAAAAATCCGGAGATTGAAGGAAAAAAATCCGGTGCAAATGAGCTTTTCAGAGATATTGCTTCAGAGATTTCAGGTTATTCAACAATCTGCCCAATTAATGGAAAAAATATAAAAACACCTTTTAAGTCTTTAAAACCCGAATATATCAATAATTATAAAGATTCAAATTTTTTCACATTGCATCTGCCATCAGAGAATTTCAACGACGATTTGGCCTTTTCTGAAAATTTCGAACGATAA
- a CDS encoding class I SAM-dependent methyltransferase encodes MDFKKSLSGKISKSAQKALPGRFYVIGDIAVVNIPSECQPFREGIADAIFSVRKDVKTVLEKNSKIFGERRTGGFSFVKGENRTTTVHKEDGYLYKIDLTSVFFSPKLAFERMRIASLITPQERIIIPFCGSGPFAIPSADRGEEIIGVEKNPDACRYFMENLKLNGLREKGDIICADALFIQDIIKGKNQFDRAIIPTAYGLDEALFKTSPLVKKEGKIHFYTFKTKEEIRPYSLYLEKNDLKILSFRRCGNIAPGVFRYVFDLQKKGLTQKRDDKKQRRPINF; translated from the coding sequence ATGGACTTTAAAAAAAGTCTTTCAGGAAAAATTTCAAAGAGTGCTCAAAAAGCTCTTCCAGGCCGTTTTTATGTAATAGGCGACATCGCTGTTGTAAATATCCCCTCCGAATGCCAACCCTTCAGAGAGGGGATAGCTGATGCCATTTTTTCTGTCAGAAAAGATGTAAAAACAGTGCTTGAAAAAAATTCAAAGATTTTTGGCGAGAGAAGAACAGGGGGATTTTCGTTTGTAAAAGGAGAAAACAGGACAACAACAGTTCATAAAGAAGACGGATATTTATACAAAATTGATTTAACCTCGGTTTTTTTCAGCCCGAAACTGGCCTTTGAGAGGATGCGGATTGCATCGCTTATAACACCTCAAGAGAGAATTATCATTCCCTTCTGTGGTTCAGGGCCGTTTGCAATTCCCTCTGCAGACAGAGGAGAAGAAATAATTGGTGTTGAAAAAAATCCGGATGCATGCCGCTATTTTATGGAAAACCTAAAATTAAACGGACTCCGGGAAAAAGGAGATATCATATGCGCCGATGCTCTTTTCATTCAGGATATAATAAAAGGAAAAAACCAATTTGACAGAGCAATAATCCCGACAGCCTACGGGCTTGATGAGGCACTTTTCAAAACATCACCGCTTGTAAAAAAAGAAGGTAAGATCCATTTCTACACATTTAAGACAAAAGAGGAGATAAGGCCATATTCGCTTTATCTTGAGAAGAATGACCTGAAAATATTATCTTTCAGGCGCTGTGGAAATATTGCTCCGGGAGTATTCAGATATGTTTTTGACCTCCAGAAAAAAGGTTTAACACAAAAGAGGGATGATAAAAAGCAAAGACGGCCTATTAATTTTTAA
- a CDS encoding response regulator gives MINILIVDDEESVSEITKIFLEKTGLFNATCEISAKNAIEMLKTNIFDAVVSDYEMPGLNGIEFLKTVRKSGNNIPFIIFTGRSREDVVIEALNCGVDSYIQKGGDLKSQFAELTHRIITSVEKKRAENELIFANEYNKCLIEAHVDPLVTIDCDGIIDDVNNSMEDMALCGRSSLIGKPFCDLFTKPAEVREALNLVLNNEELSDYPLYLKSEDGPAIPVLLFATLYHTGQSSLKGNSKVKGIFAELHYAGDNPDAKKSGKTKFSTDFYMDLIMHDIKNAICTGFGYCEVLSEIKNYDTEGEKYLEKTLGCFKRIERTLNCVKCLKSINSVDFSPKSVSLDEIMDEEISCYTNNTINYNRCGAYVMADSLLGSVFENIFGNAVKYGNFETKINVITRDLGDSVLIAVEDNSSGMPPEIIKDFSEGKYVRDKPCGHDGLGLFIISSLVSRYGGSVSARERVKGEPWSGTTIYLTLKKGAPEVLENEDIANEATRA, from the coding sequence ATGATTAACATATTAATTGTAGATGATGAGGAGTCTGTTTCAGAAATAACAAAAATTTTCCTTGAAAAAACCGGACTTTTCAATGCCACATGTGAAATATCAGCAAAAAATGCAATTGAGATGCTTAAAACAAATATTTTTGATGCAGTGGTCTCAGATTATGAAATGCCGGGATTAAACGGAATTGAATTTTTAAAGACAGTCAGAAAAAGCGGGAATAATATTCCGTTTATTATCTTCACCGGAAGAAGCCGCGAGGATGTTGTAATTGAAGCACTAAACTGCGGTGTTGACTCATATATCCAAAAGGGAGGAGATTTAAAATCCCAGTTTGCTGAACTTACTCACAGAATCATCACATCGGTTGAGAAGAAAAGAGCTGAAAATGAACTTATTTTTGCAAACGAATACAATAAATGTCTTATAGAAGCACATGTTGATCCGCTTGTGACAATTGACTGCGATGGTATTATTGACGATGTCAATAATTCAATGGAGGATATGGCTCTTTGTGGAAGAAGCAGCCTTATTGGAAAACCGTTTTGTGACCTTTTTACAAAACCGGCAGAGGTAAGAGAAGCTTTAAATCTTGTTTTGAACAACGAGGAGTTAAGTGACTATCCCCTTTACTTAAAATCAGAAGATGGTCCTGCAATTCCGGTTTTACTTTTTGCAACCCTTTATCACACAGGACAATCCTCCCTCAAAGGAAATTCAAAAGTAAAAGGTATTTTTGCCGAGCTTCATTATGCCGGAGATAACCCTGATGCCAAAAAATCCGGAAAGACAAAATTTAGTACTGATTTTTACATGGATCTTATAATGCATGATATTAAAAATGCAATTTGCACCGGATTTGGGTACTGTGAGGTGCTCTCAGAGATCAAAAATTATGATACAGAAGGAGAAAAATATCTGGAAAAGACACTTGGTTGTTTTAAACGGATAGAAAGAACATTAAACTGCGTTAAGTGTCTTAAATCAATTAATAGTGTTGATTTCTCCCCAAAATCCGTATCTCTTGATGAAATAATGGATGAGGAAATTTCATGTTATACAAACAACACAATAAACTACAATAGGTGCGGTGCTTATGTAATGGCAGACAGTCTTTTAGGCTCTGTTTTTGAAAATATATTTGGAAACGCTGTTAAATATGGCAATTTTGAAACGAAGATAAACGTAATAACAAGAGATTTGGGTGATAGTGTTCTGATAGCAGTTGAGGATAACTCATCAGGAATGCCTCCTGAAATAATAAAAGACTTCTCTGAAGGAAAATATGTACGTGACAAACCATGCGGACATGATGGTCTTGGGCTTTTTATTATATCCTCGCTTGTAAGCCGGTATGGAGGATCTGTATCGGCACGTGAGCGTGTAAAAGGAGAACCCTGGTCAGGAACCACAATTTATCTAACTCTGAAAAAAGGAGCTCCCGAAGTCTTGGAAAACGAAGATATTGCCAATGAAGCAACCCGTGCATGA
- a CDS encoding SLC13 family permease, which translates to MSDMLIVFMALIIALVLFATGKIRYDIVALITLLIVTVTGIVNPADAFLGFGHPAVVTVAAVLILSRGLENSGLAGMMTRWVSKVGDDEVKQVLSLTGIVGILSSMMNNIGALALMLPVAIKTARKSKRSPSYLLMPIAFASLLGGMVTLIGTPPNIIIATYRAQNGSGPFLIFDFAYVGFFVALIGILFISFIGWRLIPTRKSPASKEDLFAVSEYLTEVKVSEKSKFSGKMIMDVGSATGGEILIVGIIRDGKKIVAPSIYEIIREGDTLVIKANSNDLQALLDSGGFELTEKIDVTEEMIGSDTVEVIEAVVKPDSSILNKTAYSANLRWIYGINLLAVAREGGRIKDRLKQVRFQPGDILLLQGKKESLQEALSKIGCLPLAERGIRLGKQKLIILAVLIFGSALLISAFGLLPIQVAFTAAVVLMILTSIVSLREAYESIEWPVIILLGAMIPVGGALESSGGAGLIAGSIVSAASVFPPQATLLFLIIITMFLSDLVNNAASAVLMAPIGITIASDLGASADPFLMAVAIGASCAFLTPIGHQSNTLVMGPGGYLFTDYWRMGILLEILIVIVSFPLLLYFWPMY; encoded by the coding sequence ATGTCTGACATGCTGATTGTTTTCATGGCATTAATTATAGCGCTTGTTCTTTTTGCGACCGGAAAAATCCGCTATGACATAGTTGCACTGATAACACTTCTTATTGTCACTGTTACAGGGATTGTTAATCCTGCTGACGCTTTTTTAGGATTCGGACATCCTGCGGTTGTAACTGTTGCGGCTGTCTTAATACTGAGCAGGGGTCTTGAAAACTCAGGGCTTGCCGGTATGATGACCCGCTGGGTTTCAAAAGTCGGAGATGATGAGGTAAAACAGGTTTTGTCGCTTACAGGAATTGTCGGCATTCTTTCATCTATGATGAATAATATCGGAGCACTTGCACTGATGCTTCCGGTTGCGATAAAAACAGCAAGAAAGAGTAAAAGATCGCCATCATATCTTTTAATGCCGATTGCGTTCGCCTCACTGCTTGGCGGAATGGTGACTCTTATCGGTACACCTCCAAATATAATTATTGCGACATATCGTGCACAAAACGGTTCCGGGCCGTTTCTTATCTTTGATTTTGCATATGTAGGATTTTTTGTTGCTCTTATTGGAATTTTATTCATATCATTTATTGGCTGGAGACTGATTCCAACAAGAAAGAGTCCGGCATCAAAAGAAGATCTTTTTGCGGTTAGTGAGTATCTGACCGAAGTAAAAGTCTCTGAAAAATCAAAATTTTCAGGAAAAATGATTATGGATGTCGGCAGTGCAACTGGAGGCGAGATTTTAATTGTCGGAATTATAAGAGACGGGAAAAAGATAGTCGCACCATCCATTTATGAAATTATCCGTGAAGGCGATACCCTTGTAATTAAAGCCAACTCAAACGATCTTCAGGCTCTCCTTGATTCCGGAGGATTTGAACTGACAGAAAAAATTGATGTCACTGAGGAGATGATAGGCTCTGATACCGTAGAGGTAATTGAGGCAGTTGTAAAGCCCGACTCATCTATTCTTAATAAAACTGCATATTCAGCAAATCTCCGGTGGATTTACGGGATAAATCTGCTTGCGGTTGCAAGAGAAGGAGGCCGTATAAAAGACAGGCTAAAGCAGGTCCGGTTTCAGCCCGGAGATATCCTTCTTCTTCAGGGCAAAAAAGAATCCTTACAGGAGGCTCTTTCCAAAATAGGCTGTCTGCCTCTTGCTGAAAGAGGAATCCGGCTTGGGAAGCAGAAATTAATTATCCTTGCAGTTTTAATCTTTGGATCTGCACTTTTAATATCTGCTTTTGGTCTTTTGCCAATACAGGTGGCTTTTACAGCCGCTGTTGTTTTGATGATATTAACCTCTATTGTCTCTCTTCGTGAGGCATATGAGAGCATTGAATGGCCGGTTATAATCCTTCTTGGCGCTATGATTCCTGTAGGAGGTGCTCTTGAGTCAAGTGGCGGTGCAGGCCTTATTGCCGGAAGTATCGTCTCGGCTGCATCAGTTTTTCCGCCTCAGGCTACACTACTGTTCCTTATTATAATAACGATGTTCTTATCAGATCTCGTAAACAACGCCGCTTCAGCGGTTTTGATGGCGCCGATTGGAATTACAATAGCATCTGATTTGGGTGCATCAGCAGATCCGTTCCTAATGGCGGTTGCAATCGGAGCTTCGTGTGCTTTTTTAACACCGATTGGCCATCAGTCAAATACTCTGGTTATGGGTCCCGGAGGATACCTTTTTACAGATTACTGGAGGATGGGAATTTTGCTTGAAATATTAATTGTAATTGTGTCATTTCCGTTGCTTTTGTATTTCTGGCCGATGTATTGA
- a CDS encoding metal-dependent transcriptional regulator: MSTQNCNLSRKAEDYLEAILNVSLEKGYAKTRDIAKELNVSPPSVVEMFIKLDRLGLIEYRKYEGVILKPKGREIASVIKYRHETLMSFLKLISVPDKIADEDACLMEHELNPKTIEQIHLFVDFLNERGSKTHTLQDFDEYCAVRRNAETADK; the protein is encoded by the coding sequence ATGAGCACACAAAACTGCAATTTAAGCAGAAAAGCAGAGGACTACCTTGAGGCAATACTTAATGTAAGCTTAGAGAAAGGATACGCAAAAACCCGTGATATCGCAAAAGAGCTTAATGTAAGCCCGCCTTCTGTCGTAGAGATGTTTATAAAACTTGATAGGTTGGGGCTTATTGAATATAGAAAATACGAAGGCGTTATACTAAAGCCAAAAGGAAGGGAGATAGCAAGTGTCATAAAATACAGGCATGAAACGCTGATGTCGTTTTTAAAGCTCATATCCGTCCCTGACAAAATAGCAGATGAAGATGCCTGTTTAATGGAGCATGAACTTAATCCAAAGACAATTGAACAGATTCATCTCTTTGTTGATTTTCTAAATGAACGCGGCTCAAAAACGCATACACTTCAGGACTTTGATGAATATTGTGCTGTTAGAAGAAATGCTGAAACTGCAGATAAATAA
- the tsaA gene encoding tRNA (N6-threonylcarbamoyladenosine(37)-N6)-methyltransferase TrmO: MEKNLNNDIEDFDFKDFKIEIKPIGIIKNTISNPALVADKTGLFQNKDKDAVQKGFDETEEEISEIILRDDLKDAICGIEDYSNLVILYWGHGISKEARTLSKVHPMGDTNYPLTGLFCTCSPARPNPVLMTVVKLLKTEKNTLFVKGLDAINNSPVIDIKPYVSEFFPKDNISVPGWMETIAKRHNSE; this comes from the coding sequence ATGGAAAAAAATCTTAATAATGATATTGAAGATTTTGATTTTAAGGATTTTAAAATTGAAATTAAACCAATAGGAATAATCAAAAACACAATTTCAAATCCGGCACTTGTTGCTGACAAAACAGGTCTCTTCCAAAACAAAGACAAAGATGCCGTACAAAAAGGTTTTGATGAAACAGAAGAGGAAATATCAGAAATTATATTAAGAGATGACTTAAAAGACGCAATCTGTGGAATTGAAGATTATTCAAATCTGGTGATACTTTACTGGGGGCATGGAATCTCAAAAGAAGCAAGAACCCTTTCAAAAGTTCACCCTATGGGAGATACAAATTATCCTCTCACAGGACTTTTTTGTACATGCAGTCCTGCAAGACCAAACCCTGTCCTGATGACAGTTGTAAAATTGCTTAAGACAGAGAAAAACACTCTTTTTGTAAAAGGTCTTGATGCCATAAACAACAGTCCTGTAATTGACATAAAACCATATGTAAGCGAATTCTTCCCGAAAGACAATATATCAGTTCCCGGCTGGATGGAAACAATTGCAAAGCGGCACAACTCTGAATAA
- a CDS encoding class I SAM-dependent methyltransferase, whose protein sequence is MLKHILSNTRKPDSSLSGSIILWSMNKGHEKLARWGLSKYDLSNKKFILDAGCGGGKNISNLLSITQNACVYGIDYSSASVKKSTEFNKKEIKEGRVKIFQADVSDLFFENESFDAVTAFETIYFWPSLCENFKEIYRILQKGGVFLVCNEISSEKDAEKWKKYIDMSVYTKSMIADFMKTAGFSDINIHSQPKNGWICVTGIKN, encoded by the coding sequence TTGTTAAAACATATATTATCAAACACAAGAAAACCAGATAGTTCACTTTCAGGAAGCATAATCCTCTGGTCAATGAACAAAGGGCATGAAAAACTTGCCCGATGGGGACTTTCAAAGTATGACTTAAGCAATAAAAAATTTATTCTTGATGCCGGATGCGGAGGCGGAAAAAACATATCAAATCTTTTGTCGATTACACAAAATGCATGTGTTTACGGCATTGACTACTCCTCTGCAAGCGTTAAAAAATCAACTGAATTCAACAAAAAAGAAATCAAAGAAGGGCGTGTCAAAATTTTTCAGGCAGATGTATCAGATCTTTTCTTTGAAAATGAAAGTTTTGATGCAGTAACAGCATTTGAAACCATTTATTTCTGGCCGTCTCTTTGCGAAAACTTCAAAGAAATATATAGAATACTACAAAAAGGCGGAGTTTTTCTGGTCTGCAACGAAATTTCGTCAGAGAAGGATGCAGAAAAATGGAAGAAGTATATTGACATGTCAGTCTATACAAAAAGCATGATTGCCGACTTTATGAAAACAGCAGGATTTTCTGATATAAACATCCATTCTCAGCCAAAAAATGGCTGGATATGTGTTACCGGAATAAAAAACTGA